agcaacTGGTAAGTAGAACAAGAAACTTTATTTTAGTcttcaaaaacaaacacatacCTCCAATATAACAGAAAATTTGCAAAGTGCTAAAGATACAACTCAATATATAATAATTGAACGctgaaaaatattatcttcCCCTTTTTGACttttcagttattaaaaatgttggagaaaaaaaaaatactatctaAAAGTTAATTTCAGTCTTTAATGTAGGAAAAGCCTGAAAATAATATGTTTAGCTCAAATAACCACattcatttttcccttctgttcttAGCAGTCTCTATCCTTCagagttttttttcctaatatgcCTGTAAATCAGTGgtcttgtgtttaaaaaaaactaaaagaagTGTTGGTACTATCGTATGTTACCTTGATTCTCCAGAAGGAGACCATACTTCAAAAACTGTAGGGTATCGTGAATACTATACAGGGCTGTTATTTTCATTCATATAGAATTTCTCTAAAACTAGCTAATAATAGTAAAACTATTGGCCTAAAGTAAGATCTATTTAGAACTTAATGTGTGAGCTATCAAGTATTCAGTGAATGGATGCTGCACCTGTGTGGCAGTATAATTGGATAAATGGATGTGACAGATGGTGGGGTTTGATGCATGAAGGCATGCTCAGACTGTGGGAAAAGCTGCGCAAATCCAAACACTGTTTCAGTAGCTATTGAGGTGTTGTTTCATGGCAGCAGGTCTCATAAATACCAAGAACTGGGAATAACAAACTAAAAGAGGTCAGAAAAATGGTTTCTAGAAGCCTTGAATATGTAAGATGTAATAGGTTACTCACAGATCAAGCATTTTGCAGTGTGAAATATTCTAATTCGGGAAAAGCCTTAATTTTTGTGAATACTTATGTTGAAATTTTGATTACTTAGAGGaaattgtttcagaaatgtTGACTATTTGAAGAGAAGAATGGAGAGGTGAAATGTGTCATTGAAGAAGTTAAATTTGCTGTTAGGTTGGTAGAATCAGTGGACAGTAAATACTAATTTTCAGAGTTCGATCAGGTGAAAAAGGACCAAGGGCTTGTCAATCAACCTCAGAACATTTTGTTATGTACTTTATtcagaaagacttttttccttAACTATGAGGTACCACTTCAAGAAAACCTAGTTATGTTAATTCCATGTACAAAAATACCTGAAATACCAGACAGGTCTGTTTCAGTTCAGTAACCTCATATGACTGTCTGaattttgatgattttttttttttcagaaggacGTAACTGACTTTAATGAACTTGTCCCAAACATCTCAAAAACTAATATTGCAGCTCTTTATCCAAACTGTTCTTAATTAAGAGTAAAATCATCTACATCTTTGGTTTGATTTTAGCAGCTAGATTATGTGCTGTGATTTGGCAAGGTTTGGTATAGGTTTGCATTATGCTTTGAAAATCAGGTTATGAATGGTAGTTAGGTATTTAATCTCAGTGAGAAAATCCCTATTTTCAAACATTTGCTGTTACAACTAGGATGCAAAATACTCCCTCCTTTCCTTCACAATGCTTGAGGTATGAAAAAAGTAGGCAATATTTTGGGCATGCCATAAAAATTTGGTTTTCTGACCTCTGTGAGCTACTTGCAAAGAAGACAGTGTTACATCTATTTCAGGCCTATAATTTTGAGCAGTCTCATGCTCCTTATTTGCTGATCTGTACCCTCTTGGATTAAAAATAGTGCATATGACACAGCCTTTCACAAATTATAGATTTACAGAGATCCCTGTAGTAAACTTCACCATGATCTTTCCTAGGAGTAAAACCAATGCGGTGAGGCAGTTTACACTTGCCTTTCAACATGACTATTTTGCATATCCTGGTGACCAGAATTTACCTTTTCAATGCAACATATCTTCTTATAAGTGCAATATTCTGGACTCTCAGTGCACATAAGTAGTGTATTCCTGTAGCAAGTATATTCTCCTGAAGAATCACAGGAGAAAGTTGGTCTTTAAAGGCTGCTTTTGCTAGTGGTAAAGATCAAAGTGTACAATTGGACACAAAGAACTGAGATACTGTGGCAAGCCCTCCTTAAACAGACTgcaaatgagaaattaattgAAAAGTGTGTTACCAAGTCAGAAGTTAAAAGGCATACTTTGAAAAATCCCAGTCGACAGGATTATTTGCGCCTAAATTTTTCATGATGCCTCTGGAATAAATAGCTTGCTGTTTCTCCTTGAATTGATGGACTGGAGTGTGcttggtttaggttttttttttttgtaagataGAATTGTCTGTCTTAAAGTTTAAGCACATGGTTTTGTAGACAAATTATACCACTTTCATTATGTGGGCAAACAGCCTATAATTATTGTTCATCTaattttatctgcttttcttgAGGTTGAAAAAGTGTTAAGAAGAATCTATGAAGTCCTCCTTTCTTCCGTTGTCAATGTGACTTGATTGCCCATTaatacaagaaaacaaagattcATAGAGTTATGGCACTAATAGTTGACTGGCCATAGTAATTTCTTTACTACTTATGTTTGGGGTTTAAGTATTACTCTCTATCCAGATATGGAATTGAATGTGCACATATAAGTGAATGCATATATAAGTGAAGTGAATGCAGAAGTTGTACTTTTTTGGGAACTGTGTGCTACCATACTATAATTCAAATgtgttgtggcttttttttttccttctggtcaAATCGTAACATCATTGCATTTATTTTGCTAAGTAGCCTTGGTAGAAAAGCAAGGAAGACTGTATCATTTTAAATGTCTTGAATCAAGAGAAATTGGAATTTAGTGATTAGTGTTAAGGCTTAGTTATGGCCTTTGTTCAAATGAAAATGCTGCAGCATTAATCTTATACTTCTTTTAACAGGAactggaaataaagaaaatggcCAAGACTGGTAACAAAGAAGCCTGCAAAGTGCTGGCAAAACAGCTTGTGCAACTGCGGAAGCAAAAAAATCGAACGTACGCTGTTAGCTCTAAAGTCACATCCATGTCGACTCAAACAAAGGTCATGAACTCTCAGATGAAGATGGCGGGAGCTATGTCAACTACAGCAAAAGTAAGGCATTACTAAATCttcttttacattaaaatgcaGCTTACGGTCACGAAAGATGTTTTATTTGTCATATGATAATTGAAGGCATAAAACTCATTTGCTTAATACCCCAAAAAGTGTTGAGGGTAGGGAAAGTTGGGAAAGGCCATTTGATCAATCATTATGAAATTTTTGTCTACTCAGCCTAGCCAGTTAACAGCTAACCAAGCATATGTTCTTGGGCTAGACTTGTATCAAAAGTTTACATGATAAAAAAGAAACTCTAATGCCAATGGAAGAACTCTTAGTagagcaaaaaaaccctaaacagtCACAAGTAGTTTTTATCGGGAAAAAGTAAGGCATGCTTCATCTAAGAAATCAAGGCAATGTGTCACAGTAGCTTTGTGGCTTGTGTAAAAAGTAGATTATTGCTTCAGATCTTAGCTTCCTAAGGAAATCTAATCCAGAGTTCCCTgtcattctttctcttcctgctctAAGGAAACACTATCGTGTAAAGTTTTTTCACAGATCTCATCTCATAAGAGACTGAAGAAACTCAGTTATCTGAATTAATTCTGAACTTTCCCTGATTTCCCTGAATTGATAAATAGGGAGTTTGCTTTTGACGGGGAGAATTGCTCACTTGAGGTGTAGGAAACAAGTAGCATGCGTGATAGTAGTGAAGTTGTGCTTTTATCACAGTCCAAGTTAAATCCAGTTTCACACCAGTTAAACACAGTAAAGCAATGCAACTTAATGCAGAAAGTAGTTATTGCTACAGCTTTGCTGTCAGGTATCTTTTAAGAGTCCGTTGACAGGCATCAGCCGTTCAGTGATAGTTTGTGTCTCTGTAGCGGACTTTCCATCCTCCATGACAAATCCGCAAAGGTAGGCGAGTTTGTCTGACTGCACAACTGATTGAGGTCAAACGGCTTACTCAGTATTCCTGCAAGAGTGTTGCATGTGAGcaagtttttttggtttttaattattacatGGTTGACTTGTTTTTATCTATGAGACGTCTTGGATCAAATTTCTGAAAACCAGAGTGTCGCTAGACTTAATTGTGAAGGTGAAGTcggtagaaaaaaacccaaaatattaaAACTCAAATTAACCAGCATccagaaaagttatttttttggAAACACAGCACAGTTTTTGTAACATTATTGGAGAGGAAGGTGTTGAATTCTTTTGGTCACATTTAAAGTGACTATTTCACATTGTCAATACAGGaagcttaaaaaagaaaagtattcaGTAGTAGTATTAAGAATTCTTAAATCTCATATAACCATTagtgaaaaaatatatggaaTCAGTTGACTCAAGCAAGACGAATGCATGGATGTGAACCTTTCAAAGTATTTCTTATATACTTTTTGGTATGTATGGCACTAATTTTGGACATAGTAAAGTCCAGTTAATAATTAcctgtttcttttaattatgtATCTGATCCTTATTTTCTGAAGATTTATAAACTCTGTATCAGTTCAGTGCAAATATTTTTGATGTCCATGTATAACTCTTGTAAAGGAATTATGAAGAACTAACTCCTTCTAAGTCCAGAACAACTCTTTGAATTCAAATGAAGTCACTGTGAACACAGTCTTTGAAATTCAAGTAACTTTAGAAGCATAATGCACTATCACTTTAAATAAAGTCAGACATGAAGGCAAAAGAGCTTCTatggagccagcagcagctgtagtaGCTTGATAGCATCCTTTTTAATTAACCAACTCTTTCATCTACTCAGATGGTTAAACTTTGTTTGAATTGCTCATATCTATATTTAGGTTTTGATGTCTCATGAGAGACGTACAGTAGCTTGCATCTTGGGAGGGAAGAAAGTATTAAATGTCAGTGCCTGAGAAGGCAGTGCTGCATGCTTGTAGTAAAGCAGGTGAAGTTTATTACATTGTCACAGAAAGATCTCTATAGAGGTTCACCCAAAGCTAGTATCTActtactgaatgctttcttatTTGCCTTTGAGAAAAAAGTAAGTTTTCAATCAAATTATAACAAAGAAACAATTTCATTTAATGTCTGTCCTCTAGTGGCAGTTCAAATAAATGTTCCTTACTGAATAAAAAAACTGCAGCCATTTATCTCTTCAAAGTGCGTAGCTTGCAAGTTAGGAGATATTGTCCCATTCTTTTCATTTGAATCAAGCAAATGAGGGCAGGAAAAGGGTCATGGTGCAAGAAAGATATGCAATTTAAAAGCATATCTATTAGGGTAGTAGGTAGTGATATTTCTTAATTAGGGCAGATCTTTTGGGTATCTACAGTCCTCACAGGATGtaaaaagataaggaaaagaaacttagaattaagggattttttaatagaaaatactTCTTCCTTCTTAATGTATTTGTTGGTATTTATTAACATCTCATTGTATTAATAGACAATGCAAGCAGTTAATAAGAAAATGGATCCACAAAAGACTTTACAAACTATGCAGAActtccagaaggaaaacatgaagaTGGAAATGACTGAAGAAATGAGTAAGTTCTGCACTGCAGGGAACAGCTAGCTGCAGCTCACTCCTCTTGGAAGAGTAGAACCAGTCTAGAAATATTGATGcttgatgtggttttttttctgctatcaGCAAAAATGAAGAGCAAACTAAACAATGCATGTCTGAGCAGGGAGGCTGAGCCTTTTAAATCTTTTTGCACATGTTTACTGTCAACTAAATAATACCAAACTTTCTGGTGTTGCTAGCTCAGGCTCCCCCTTATCCTGATCCCTGCCATTGTGTTGGCTGTAGTAAGTATCGTGGAGTCAAAGCAATGTCGTTGAGCAAGGTGTGAACATCTCAGCTGCACAGAACTGTATTGTTGCAATTTATAAAATAGCTGAATAGTAACAATTTTGCAACTTAGttggagaaaggagaggaaagggattTTTATGGAACTatagaagatatttttaagaagTGTTAAAATCTAGTAGGGATGGAGATGGAGCAATGGGAACCATATTGGTGAAACTAAACATTTTTATAAAAGTAGTCATGCTTTACCATGTCTAGCTGTGCTCATATGCTTTACAAGGCAGAGGTAAGAATATACAGGTGACTTCTGTTGGTATCTTGTACAGTGGCATTGCTATGACACGCTGGGAGGGTAGAAAGATGGTACTAGGTTATGTTAGTAAATTTTCTTGCTTAATGtattgtggatttttttgtttttttgttttttttctttttagttaatGATACTCTGGATGATATTTTTGATGCTTCtgatgaagaagaagaaagccaAGATATTGTTAACCAAGTCCTTGATGAGATAGGAATTGAAATCTCTGGAAAGGTATGGGTATTTTTATCCAGTTCATGTACTTCTTCCCCTTCATTCCCTATTTTCAGTTAgtttattcctttattttacAATTTTATGCTAGATGTTAGCTTGATATAACCTGTGTTATTTTGACTGAAAAAAGTTTTGTTGTCTTTTAGATGGCCAAAGCTCCATCAGCTGCCAGAGGCTTACCATCTGCATCAACATCAAAATCCACTACCATATCAGATGAAGAGATTGAACGACAGCTCAAAGCTTTGGGAGTTGATTAGCTTGGTAGCAATATACAGTCTGCCTTCTAATTACTCAGCTGCAGACAGATGTAAAAAGTGCAAATACTCCTTCAATGCTACTGATGTCTAGGAAAACTCTGAAGCTTCAGAAATGACAACTTGAAGTTGGTACtggggaagaagaaggggaGAATACTGTGAATCAGTTTACAGGGAGAAGTACACTTGATGTGCCCGTTGCCTGGAGTCTTTTTGAGCACTGGACCAACCAGAGATGTAATTCT
Above is a window of Colius striatus isolate bColStr4 chromosome 1, bColStr4.1.hap1, whole genome shotgun sequence DNA encoding:
- the CHMP2B gene encoding charged multivesicular body protein 2b codes for the protein MASLFKKKTVDDIIKEQNRELRGTQRTITRDRAALEKQEKQLELEIKKMAKTGNKEACKVLAKQLVQLRKQKNRTYAVSSKVTSMSTQTKVMNSQMKMAGAMSTTAKTMQAVNKKMDPQKTLQTMQNFQKENMKMEMTEEMINDTLDDIFDASDEEEESQDIVNQVLDEIGIEISGKMAKAPSAARGLPSASTSKSTTISDEEIERQLKALGVD